A genomic window from Thiomonas arsenitoxydans includes:
- a CDS encoding glutamine--tRNA ligase/YqeY domain fusion protein: MEPVDKPSNFLRQIIERDLAQGTYANRRFAGHPADAAGHAAGQTDPARIRTRFPPEPNGYLHIGHAKSICLNFGLAQDFGGVCHLRFDDTNPEKEDQEYVDAILDAVHWLGFDWNADGVSHLFYASDDFDFMYRCACALIEHGLAYVDEQNADDMRRNRGTLTEPGVDSPWRNRTPEENLRRFEEMRAGQHPEGSMVLRAKIDMAAPNINLRDPAIYRIRFAHHHRTGDTWCIYPMYTFAHPIEDAMECISHSLCTLEFEDQRPFYDWLLDHLVRLGLVASPRPHQYEFARLNLTYVVTSKRKLAQLVAERHVDGWDDPRMPTLVGLRRRGYTPESLRLFTDRIGVSKADSWIDYSVLEQALRDDLDARAPRAMAVLDPLKLELTNWAEVFGSAAHAEPCSAPVHPGHPEMGRRQFDLTAQVWIEREDFMEVPPKGYHRLTPGGLARLKYGYVIRCTGCEKDAEGRVTKVLAELLPDTKSGTPGADAVKVKGVITWVSASLGVAAQVRLFDRLFTEAHPDAGGRDFLAVLNPQSKQTVQAYIEPALAIAPAGASFQFERHGYFVADRVDHSPAQPVFNRTTTLRDSWGK, translated from the coding sequence ATGGAACCTGTTGACAAACCTTCGAACTTCCTGCGTCAGATTATCGAGCGCGATCTGGCGCAAGGCACTTATGCAAACCGGCGCTTTGCCGGTCATCCGGCTGACGCTGCCGGACATGCTGCGGGGCAGACCGATCCGGCACGCATCCGCACCCGGTTTCCGCCCGAGCCCAACGGCTATCTGCACATCGGCCACGCCAAAAGCATCTGCCTGAACTTCGGGCTGGCGCAAGACTTCGGCGGCGTCTGCCATTTGCGCTTCGACGACACCAATCCCGAAAAAGAAGACCAGGAATACGTCGATGCCATTCTCGATGCGGTGCATTGGCTGGGCTTCGACTGGAACGCGGACGGCGTTTCGCATCTGTTCTATGCCAGTGACGACTTTGATTTCATGTACCGCTGCGCCTGCGCGCTGATCGAACACGGTCTGGCTTACGTGGATGAGCAGAACGCTGACGACATGCGCCGCAACCGCGGTACGCTCACCGAGCCGGGTGTGGACAGCCCCTGGCGCAACCGTACGCCCGAGGAAAACCTGCGGCGTTTCGAGGAAATGCGCGCGGGCCAGCACCCGGAAGGCAGCATGGTGTTGCGCGCAAAGATCGACATGGCCGCGCCTAATATCAATTTGCGCGATCCGGCGATTTACCGCATCCGCTTCGCGCACCATCACCGCACGGGCGACACCTGGTGCATTTACCCGATGTACACCTTCGCGCATCCGATCGAAGACGCGATGGAATGCATCAGCCACAGCCTGTGCACCCTGGAGTTCGAGGATCAACGGCCGTTCTACGACTGGCTGCTCGATCATCTCGTGCGGCTGGGCTTGGTCGCCAGTCCGCGGCCGCACCAGTACGAATTCGCGCGCTTGAATCTCACCTATGTGGTGACGAGCAAGCGCAAGCTGGCGCAACTCGTGGCCGAGCGCCATGTGGACGGCTGGGACGACCCGCGCATGCCCACGCTGGTGGGCTTGCGTCGGCGCGGCTACACGCCTGAGAGCCTGCGCCTGTTCACCGACCGCATCGGCGTGAGCAAGGCCGATTCCTGGATCGACTACAGCGTGCTCGAACAGGCTTTGCGCGACGATCTCGATGCGCGCGCGCCGCGTGCGATGGCCGTGCTCGATCCCCTCAAGCTCGAACTCACCAACTGGGCCGAGGTGTTCGGCAGCGCGGCGCACGCCGAGCCCTGCAGCGCGCCCGTCCATCCCGGCCACCCCGAGATGGGGCGGCGGCAGTTCGACCTCACCGCGCAGGTCTGGATCGAGCGTGAAGACTTCATGGAGGTTCCGCCCAAGGGCTATCACCGCCTCACGCCCGGCGGCCTGGCGCGGCTGAAATACGGCTACGTGATTCGTTGCACCGGCTGTGAAAAAGATGCCGAAGGGCGAGTCACCAAGGTGCTGGCCGAACTGTTGCCCGACACCAAAAGCGGCACGCCGGGGGCAGACGCGGTGAAGGTCAAAGGCGTGATTACCTGGGTGAGCGCCAGTCTGGGCGTGGCCGCGCAGGTGCGGCTGTTCGACCGCCTGTTCACCGAGGCGCATCCCGACGCGGGTGGCCGCGATTTTCTCGCTGTGCTCAATCCGCAAAGCAAGCAGACAGTGCAGGCCTATATCGAGCCCGCGCTGGCCATAGCTCCTGCCGGGGCATCGTTCCAGTTCGAGCGGCACGGCTATTTTGTCGCCGACCGGGTCGATCATTCCCCGGCGCAGCCCGTGTTCAACCGCACGACGACGCTCAGAGACAGTTGGGGTAAGTGA
- a CDS encoding 2OG-Fe dioxygenase family protein, whose product MQAPDDTLSFGAPMPAGSSALARLQQQGFCVLGAADLAAMAGYELASCAPALGLWNDLPPDDYLKDGGHYRFRRHGSFIQTRQPAAGQAELQAAPHRAHWQPTSYNALHGGMLRWFAPLTDELQRAPFWQPLLLGLGRLFAQVRPAPQWFIEAHQFRIDTREGVGRPTPEGAHRDGVDFVAVVLISRHDIRGGETRVFELAGQRGVRFTLAEPCSVLLMDDTRVIHESTPVLPAGETRGGWRDTLVLTYRAGGFLDPQT is encoded by the coding sequence ATGCAGGCGCCCGATGACACCCTGAGTTTTGGCGCGCCCATGCCCGCGGGCAGCAGCGCGCTGGCGCGCTTGCAGCAGCAAGGTTTTTGTGTGCTGGGCGCCGCCGATCTGGCCGCCATGGCGGGCTATGAGCTGGCGAGCTGTGCGCCGGCCCTCGGTTTGTGGAACGACCTGCCGCCCGACGATTACCTCAAAGACGGCGGGCACTATCGCTTCCGGCGTCATGGCAGCTTCATTCAGACCCGGCAGCCGGCCGCAGGGCAGGCGGAGCTTCAGGCCGCGCCGCACCGTGCGCATTGGCAGCCGACCTCTTACAACGCGCTGCACGGCGGCATGTTGCGCTGGTTCGCGCCCTTGACCGACGAGCTGCAGCGGGCACCGTTCTGGCAGCCCTTGCTGCTCGGGCTGGGGCGGCTGTTCGCACAGGTGCGCCCGGCGCCGCAATGGTTCATCGAAGCGCACCAGTTCCGCATCGATACCCGCGAAGGTGTGGGCCGCCCCACGCCGGAAGGGGCGCACCGCGACGGCGTGGATTTTGTGGCCGTGGTGCTGATCTCGCGGCACGACATTCGCGGTGGCGAAACCCGGGTGTTCGAGCTCGCTGGACAGCGCGGCGTGCGCTTCACCCTGGCTGAGCCGTGCAGCGTGCTGCTGATGGACGACACCCGCGTGATTCACGAAAGCACCCCCGTCCTGCCCGCAGGCGAAACCCGAGGCGGCTGGCGCGATACCCTGGTGCTGACTTATCGCGCGGGGGGCTTCCTCGATCCGCAGACCTGA
- a CDS encoding Tll0287-like domain-containing protein, with the protein MRHLTRHLPPLMAALAVAAVPVSAFAQQAASPEQMQATRAVTGELLKTLSGKLQASMKENGPAGSITVCKTIAPEIAMGLADKTGWKITRVGTRVRNIDMGTPNVWQHKALGHLNADLKSGAKPETLEWSEVVTENGKPTLHYAKAIVLQTQCLACHGTTAQLAPGVADKLKTDYPHDAATGYAPGQLRGAVVISRPL; encoded by the coding sequence ATGCGTCATTTGACTCGTCATTTGCCACCCTTGATGGCTGCGCTGGCCGTTGCAGCCGTGCCGGTTTCCGCTTTTGCGCAACAGGCCGCAAGCCCCGAACAGATGCAGGCCACTCGCGCCGTCACCGGCGAGCTGCTCAAAACCCTGAGCGGCAAGCTGCAGGCCAGCATGAAGGAAAACGGCCCGGCGGGCTCGATCACGGTTTGCAAAACCATCGCCCCCGAAATCGCCATGGGTCTGGCCGACAAGACCGGTTGGAAGATCACCCGCGTGGGCACCCGAGTGCGCAATATCGACATGGGCACACCCAACGTCTGGCAGCACAAGGCGCTGGGCCACCTGAACGCCGATCTGAAATCGGGCGCCAAGCCCGAAACCCTGGAGTGGAGCGAAGTGGTGACTGAGAACGGCAAGCCCACCTTGCATTACGCCAAGGCCATCGTGCTGCAGACGCAATGCCTAGCTTGCCACGGTACCACCGCGCAACTCGCACCCGGCGTGGCCGACAAACTCAAGACCGACTACCCGCACGATGCGGCCACTGGCTACGCGCCGGGGCAGCTGCGCGGCGCCGTAGTCATCAGCCGCCCGCTGTAA
- a CDS encoding MFS transporter has product MSSTPTTAALAPADNTPAEQTRFRILGAISFSHFLNDMIQSLILAIYPLFKTDFHLNFAQIGLITLTYQFTASLLQPLVGYYTDKYPKPYSLAVGMGCTLAGLLTLSVAPTFPILLLAAAMVGTGSSIFHPESSRVARMASGGRHGLAQSIFQVGGNAGTATGPLLAAWIVLPHGQKSVAWFSLAALLAIVVLIGVGRWYSHQHRLPKKATAIKHSPVPPHLVRRTLAVLLALIFSKFFYLASINSYLIFYLMHKFHVSTEIGQYHLFVFLASVAAGTLMGGPIGDRVGRKAVIWVSILGVAPFTLMLPYASLEMSAVLSAIIGFMLASAFPSMVVYAQELIPGKVGTVAGLFFGLAFGLGGIGAAVLGQLADMWGIDAVYKICSFLPLIGLLAVFLPNLHQPKAVPPKPAAA; this is encoded by the coding sequence GTGAGTTCCACCCCCACCACCGCTGCACTCGCCCCGGCTGACAACACCCCGGCGGAGCAGACCCGCTTTCGCATCCTCGGAGCGATCAGCTTTTCGCATTTCCTCAACGACATGATCCAGTCGTTGATTCTGGCGATCTATCCGCTGTTCAAGACCGATTTCCACCTGAATTTCGCCCAGATCGGTCTGATCACCCTTACCTATCAATTCACCGCCTCGCTGCTGCAGCCGCTGGTGGGTTACTACACCGACAAATATCCCAAGCCCTACTCGCTGGCAGTGGGCATGGGCTGCACCCTGGCCGGGCTGCTCACGCTGTCGGTGGCGCCGACCTTCCCCATCCTGCTGCTGGCCGCGGCCATGGTGGGCACCGGCTCCTCGATCTTCCACCCTGAGTCGTCGCGCGTAGCCCGCATGGCCTCGGGCGGACGCCACGGTCTGGCGCAGTCCATCTTCCAGGTGGGGGGCAATGCGGGCACCGCCACCGGGCCGCTGCTGGCCGCGTGGATCGTGCTGCCGCATGGGCAAAAGAGCGTGGCCTGGTTTTCGCTGGCCGCCCTGCTGGCCATCGTCGTGCTCATCGGCGTGGGTCGCTGGTACAGCCACCAGCACCGCCTGCCGAAGAAGGCCACCGCCATCAAGCATTCACCGGTTCCGCCGCATCTGGTGCGCCGCACGCTGGCGGTGCTGCTGGCGCTGATCTTCTCCAAGTTCTTCTATTTGGCCAGCATCAACAGTTATCTCATTTTTTATCTGATGCACAAATTCCACGTCAGCACGGAAATTGGGCAGTACCACCTGTTTGTCTTCCTCGCCTCGGTCGCGGCGGGAACGCTGATGGGCGGCCCGATCGGCGACCGGGTCGGCCGCAAGGCGGTGATCTGGGTGTCCATCCTCGGCGTAGCGCCCTTCACCCTGATGCTGCCCTACGCCAGTCTGGAAATGTCGGCCGTGCTCAGCGCCATCATCGGCTTCATGCTGGCCTCGGCATTTCCGTCGATGGTGGTCTATGCGCAGGAGCTCATTCCCGGCAAGGTAGGCACCGTGGCCGGGCTGTTCTTCGGCCTGGCGTTTGGCCTGGGCGGTATCGGTGCAGCCGTGCTGGGCCAGTTGGCCGATATGTGGGGCATCGACGCGGTGTACAAAATCTGCTCCTTCCTGCCGCTTATCGGACTCTTGGCCGTGTTTCTACCCAATCTGCATCAACCCAAGGCAGTGCCGCCCAAACCCGCAGCCGCCTGA
- the trhA gene encoding PAQR family membrane homeostasis protein TrhA, with amino-acid sequence MAQIATERATGGATDIAALRPQSLGEEIANSISHGLGLLLSIAALPVLIVHAVGHQPVASVVGATVFGASAILLYLASTLYHALPQPRLKAVFQRLDHAAIYLLIAGTYTPFTLGVLRGGWGWTLFGVVWGLAAMGLLLKAFAGVRFPHLSTALYLGMGWVVLIAIVPLAERIAPMGLFWLVAGGVSYTLGVVFFVFDERWRYAHFVWHLFVLAGTVCHFFAVLYYAV; translated from the coding sequence ATGGCACAAATCGCAACTGAACGCGCAACCGGGGGCGCAACCGACATCGCCGCTCTGCGACCGCAGAGTCTGGGCGAAGAGATCGCAAACAGCATCAGCCACGGGCTCGGGCTGTTGCTGTCCATTGCTGCGCTGCCCGTGCTCATCGTTCATGCGGTTGGACACCAGCCGGTGGCCAGCGTGGTGGGGGCGACGGTTTTCGGCGCCAGCGCCATCCTGCTCTATCTCGCCTCCACCCTATATCACGCTCTGCCGCAGCCGCGGCTCAAGGCGGTGTTTCAGCGCCTCGACCATGCGGCCATTTACCTGCTGATCGCCGGCACCTACACCCCGTTCACCCTGGGCGTGTTGCGCGGGGGATGGGGGTGGACCTTGTTCGGCGTGGTCTGGGGGCTGGCGGCGATGGGGCTGCTGCTCAAGGCGTTTGCCGGGGTGCGCTTTCCGCACCTGTCCACTGCACTCTATCTGGGCATGGGTTGGGTGGTGCTGATCGCCATCGTGCCGCTAGCCGAGCGCATCGCGCCGATGGGGCTGTTCTGGCTGGTGGCGGGCGGCGTGTCTTACACCCTGGGCGTGGTGTTTTTTGTGTTCGACGAGCGTTGGCGCTATGCGCACTTCGTCTGGCATCTGTTCGTGCTCGCGGGCACGGTCTGTCATTTTTTCGCGGTGCTCTATTACGCTGTCTGA
- a CDS encoding electron transfer flavoprotein-ubiquinone oxidoreductase: MTPHQLLEKFGPREAMDYDVVVVGAGPGGLATAIHLKQLAQQAGREISVCVLEKGSEPGAHILSGAIMDPGALTELFPDWKAMGAPLNQPVTADQFLFLSDANAKPAPAAFLPDCFKNHGNYVISLGNLVRWMAQQAEALGVEIFPGFAAAEVLYDEQGRVCGVATGNQGLGRDGEPTDHFALGMELRAKYTVFAEGSRGQLGRELIAHFKLDAGRDPQSYGIGIKELWEVAADKHQPGLVLHTAGWPLDPKTYGGGFLYHLEDRKVAIGFVVGLDYTNPWMSPFEEFQQLKTHPAIRGLFDGAKRLGYGARAITAGGLLSLPKLVFPGGCLVGCEAGFLNASRIKGSHAAIKTGMLAAQAIADALAAGRAQDELSAYPAAFEQSWLHAELKTARNFKQWFKKGRLVGTLMTGIERWFLPRIGIKSPPWTVHHHVPDHAMLKPAADCPRIDYPKPDGVLTFDRLSSVYLSNTNHEENQPPHLTLKDVSVPVQVNLKTYAGPETRYCPAGVYEFVKGPDGCDKLQINAQNCVHCKTCDIKDPTQNIVWVAPEGGGGPNYVGM, from the coding sequence ATGACCCCGCATCAACTCTTGGAAAAATTCGGCCCGCGCGAGGCCATGGATTACGACGTCGTCGTCGTCGGGGCGGGCCCTGGCGGACTGGCTACGGCCATCCATCTCAAGCAGTTGGCGCAGCAGGCCGGGCGCGAGATCTCGGTCTGCGTGCTGGAAAAAGGTTCCGAGCCGGGGGCGCACATTTTGTCCGGTGCCATCATGGACCCCGGCGCGCTGACCGAACTGTTCCCTGACTGGAAGGCGATGGGCGCGCCGCTGAATCAGCCAGTCACGGCGGATCAGTTTTTGTTCCTGAGCGACGCCAACGCCAAGCCCGCGCCCGCGGCTTTTCTGCCCGACTGTTTCAAGAACCACGGCAACTACGTCATCAGCCTGGGCAATCTGGTGCGCTGGATGGCGCAGCAGGCTGAAGCGTTGGGCGTGGAGATTTTCCCCGGCTTCGCTGCGGCCGAGGTGCTCTATGACGAGCAGGGCCGTGTTTGCGGCGTGGCCACAGGCAACCAGGGGCTGGGCAGGGACGGCGAGCCGACCGATCATTTCGCGCTGGGCATGGAACTGCGCGCCAAGTACACGGTGTTCGCCGAAGGCTCGCGCGGTCAGCTGGGCCGCGAGTTGATCGCGCATTTCAAGCTCGACGCCGGGCGCGATCCGCAAAGCTACGGCATTGGCATCAAGGAGCTCTGGGAAGTGGCTGCCGACAAACACCAGCCTGGGCTGGTGCTGCACACCGCGGGCTGGCCGCTCGATCCCAAGACTTACGGCGGCGGGTTTCTCTACCACCTCGAAGACCGCAAGGTGGCCATCGGCTTCGTGGTCGGGCTGGATTACACCAATCCGTGGATGAGTCCGTTCGAGGAATTTCAGCAGCTCAAGACCCATCCGGCAATTCGCGGTTTGTTCGACGGCGCCAAGCGTCTGGGCTACGGCGCGCGTGCCATCACGGCCGGCGGGCTGCTGAGCTTGCCCAAGCTGGTGTTTCCCGGCGGCTGTCTGGTGGGGTGCGAAGCGGGGTTTCTCAACGCATCGCGCATCAAGGGCAGTCATGCGGCGATCAAGACCGGCATGCTTGCGGCGCAGGCCATCGCCGATGCGCTGGCTGCAGGGCGCGCGCAAGACGAACTCAGCGCCTATCCCGCGGCGTTCGAGCAGTCGTGGCTGCACGCCGAACTCAAGACCGCGCGCAACTTCAAGCAGTGGTTCAAGAAGGGCCGACTGGTGGGCACGCTGATGACCGGCATCGAGCGCTGGTTTCTGCCGCGCATCGGCATCAAGTCGCCGCCGTGGACGGTGCATCACCATGTGCCCGACCACGCCATGCTCAAACCGGCCGCCGACTGCCCGCGCATCGACTATCCGAAGCCCGACGGCGTGCTCACTTTCGACAGGCTGAGTTCGGTCTATTTGAGCAACACCAATCACGAGGAGAATCAGCCGCCCCATCTGACTCTCAAGGACGTGTCGGTGCCGGTGCAAGTCAACCTCAAGACCTATGCTGGGCCGGAGACCCGCTACTGTCCGGCCGGGGTGTACGAATTCGTCAAGGGCCCGGACGGCTGCGACAAATTGCAGATCAACGCGCAGAACTGCGTGCACTGCAAGACCTGCGACATCAAAGACCCGACGCAGAACATCGTCTGGGTTGCGCCCGAAGGCGGGGGCGGGCCGAACTACGTGGGCATGTAG
- a CDS encoding putative bifunctional diguanylate cyclase/phosphodiesterase, whose product MPGSTPLFSPAQTLAPQGAAAMPRRLRRGYWGLVGLTLVFAAWLAWINWQRQDVTLRSTLRVETAFLADATSAYLDRYESVMSALGNDLLTRPELLAAPDQLQPLLQRYRALLGPDQALSINLSTADGQMFATTLPGQRRLPNFRNMPDIWPGIVQAGRTGGLEVGKAVYGPMLHRWVIPLRLIVKNAAGQPQLLIAVPVELNDFLERWRRSVAAAEYAMPGMSIALMRADGYLLARWPAPKTDDLPRFYSAKRQGELARAARHAPDGATSGVFSGRVDSDDIPRLGAWVRLPHYDVLVNMTVPRALIWRDFWRAYWPALTILALWLAVLTLAYRLVRKQAERDSAQLRDRSEIMYRLANQDSLTGLLNRRGMGEYLQRAHDRARDHGIGYALVLFDLDHFKLINDGFGHAAGDAVLQQVAHLLQTRVRKEDQVARWGGEEFLVLLPDSSLETAHATAEKLRELISHTRMSVGGAELRLTASFGVSAWEPGGPLTSAELLGQCDSALYNAKAGGRNRVKQFEGKSAQDYLQGFTLKRAIEDDRIRVAYQPLVSLADGQIMGFEALARLVAENGDVIAAGQFIDVANRLRLEHRIDSRVSKQVMARCSQRMEQTGTPMKYMINCSADFLSRPEDVQQLLDRAQHFCSTCAVDMTGKAKPMVIEITERQLIGDAEAVRQLVQPLIDFGFQLAVDDFGSGYSSYLYVLKLPVSYLKIEAELVREAAHSARAQAMVRSINSMAHELGILTIAEGIEDEATAEVMRRIGVDWGQGYYWGRPEIEA is encoded by the coding sequence ATGCCTGGTTCCACCCCGTTGTTTTCCCCCGCCCAGACGCTTGCGCCGCAAGGCGCCGCGGCCATGCCGCGCCGACTGCGTCGCGGCTATTGGGGTCTGGTCGGGCTCACCTTGGTTTTCGCGGCCTGGCTGGCCTGGATCAACTGGCAGCGGCAGGACGTCACGCTGCGCAGCACCCTGCGGGTGGAAACGGCGTTTCTCGCGGACGCCACCTCGGCCTATCTCGACCGCTATGAATCGGTCATGTCCGCGCTTGGCAACGATCTGCTGACGCGTCCTGAATTGCTGGCTGCACCCGATCAGCTCCAGCCGCTGTTGCAGCGCTATCGCGCCCTGCTCGGGCCGGATCAGGCCTTGTCGATCAATCTGTCCACGGCCGATGGCCAGATGTTTGCCACGACCCTGCCCGGACAGAGGCGTTTGCCCAATTTCCGCAACATGCCCGACATCTGGCCGGGCATCGTGCAGGCGGGGCGCACAGGAGGCCTGGAGGTGGGCAAGGCGGTGTACGGCCCCATGCTGCACCGCTGGGTGATTCCTCTGCGCCTGATTGTGAAAAACGCCGCGGGGCAGCCGCAGTTGCTGATTGCGGTGCCCGTGGAGCTCAATGACTTTCTCGAACGCTGGCGGCGTTCCGTGGCGGCTGCGGAATATGCCATGCCGGGCATGTCGATCGCGCTGATGCGCGCAGATGGCTACCTGCTCGCGCGCTGGCCCGCGCCCAAGACGGACGATTTGCCGCGCTTTTACAGCGCCAAGCGGCAGGGAGAACTGGCCCGTGCCGCGCGGCATGCGCCGGATGGCGCCACCTCCGGCGTGTTCAGCGGCCGGGTGGACTCGGACGACATTCCCCGCCTGGGCGCCTGGGTGCGCCTGCCGCACTACGACGTGCTGGTGAACATGACCGTGCCGCGCGCTTTGATCTGGCGTGATTTCTGGCGCGCCTACTGGCCTGCGCTGACCATTCTGGCGCTGTGGTTGGCGGTGCTCACGCTGGCCTATCGGCTGGTGCGCAAACAAGCCGAGCGCGACAGCGCGCAACTGCGCGATCGGTCCGAAATCATGTACCGCCTGGCCAATCAGGACAGCCTCACCGGGCTGCTCAACCGCCGTGGCATGGGCGAATACCTGCAGCGCGCCCATGATCGCGCTAGAGACCATGGCATCGGCTACGCGTTGGTGCTGTTCGACCTCGATCACTTCAAGCTGATCAACGACGGCTTCGGCCACGCCGCGGGCGACGCCGTGCTGCAGCAGGTCGCGCACCTGCTGCAAACCAGGGTGCGCAAGGAAGACCAGGTGGCGCGCTGGGGCGGCGAGGAATTTCTGGTGCTGCTGCCCGATTCGTCGCTCGAGACCGCGCACGCCACGGCGGAGAAGCTGCGCGAGCTGATCTCGCATACCCGCATGTCCGTGGGCGGCGCGGAATTGCGGCTGACGGCGAGTTTCGGCGTATCCGCTTGGGAGCCCGGCGGCCCGCTCACCTCCGCCGAACTGCTGGGGCAGTGCGATTCCGCGCTCTACAACGCCAAGGCCGGCGGGCGCAACCGGGTCAAGCAGTTCGAGGGCAAGTCGGCGCAGGACTATCTGCAGGGCTTCACCCTCAAGCGCGCCATTGAGGACGACCGCATCCGCGTGGCCTATCAGCCGCTGGTATCCCTGGCCGACGGGCAGATCATGGGGTTTGAAGCCCTCGCGCGGCTGGTTGCGGAAAACGGCGATGTGATTGCGGCCGGGCAGTTCATCGACGTGGCCAACCGTCTGCGCCTGGAGCACCGCATCGATTCGCGTGTGTCCAAGCAGGTGATGGCGCGCTGCAGCCAGCGCATGGAGCAGACCGGCACGCCGATGAAGTACATGATCAACTGCTCCGCCGACTTCCTGAGTCGACCGGAAGATGTGCAACAACTGCTCGACCGGGCGCAGCATTTCTGCAGCACTTGCGCGGTGGATATGACCGGCAAGGCCAAGCCCATGGTCATCGAGATCACCGAACGTCAACTCATCGGAGATGCCGAGGCCGTGCGCCAACTGGTGCAGCCGCTGATCGACTTCGGTTTCCAGCTCGCGGTGGACGATTTCGGCAGCGGCTACTCGTCGTATCTCTATGTGCTCAAGCTGCCGGTGAGCTACCTCAAGATCGAGGCCGAGCTGGTGCGCGAAGCCGCGCACAGCGCGCGGGCGCAGGCCATGGTGCGATCGATCAACAGCATGGCGCACGAGCTGGGCATCCTGACCATCGCCGAAGGCATCGAAGACGAGGCCACCGCCGAAGTCATGCGCCGCATCGGCGTGGACTGGGGACAGGGCTACTACTGGGGACGGCCGGAGATCGAGGCGTAG
- a CDS encoding alpha/beta hydrolase has translation MSRSKLVSALLPTVLPWMTTPPLRPLLNWGLRRSLRASRLAHTRSPADFGLASATVRIPTANGKTLHAWHLPAPQAAPRPSPALVIVHGWGSNADLMLPLAPALHAAGLALLFIDTRCHGASDDEPFTSLPRFAEDTVHAVDWLAAQPDIDPSRIALLGHSVGAGAVLLAATWRPQIAAVVSLAAFAHPADMMQRWMAEQNLPDAVIGPYILKYVQRTIGYRFDAIAPLTTLPQLRCPVLLMHGEHDTTVPEEDAHRLLAAAAARDSVQLHIGPGGHDSMDAFLEQMPQVIGFLNQVNSAPSDLANRIATD, from the coding sequence ATGTCGCGCTCCAAACTCGTCTCTGCCCTGCTGCCCACGGTGCTGCCGTGGATGACCACGCCGCCGCTGCGGCCGCTGCTCAACTGGGGGCTGCGCCGCAGCCTGCGTGCCTCGCGGCTGGCGCACACCCGCAGCCCGGCCGACTTCGGGCTGGCGTCTGCCACGGTGCGCATCCCCACCGCCAACGGCAAAACCCTGCATGCCTGGCATCTGCCCGCACCGCAAGCCGCGCCGCGGCCCTCGCCCGCCCTCGTCATCGTGCATGGCTGGGGCAGCAATGCCGACCTCATGCTGCCACTGGCCCCCGCGCTGCATGCCGCCGGACTTGCGCTGCTGTTCATCGACACCCGCTGCCACGGCGCCAGCGATGACGAGCCCTTCACCTCGCTGCCGCGCTTCGCCGAAGACACGGTGCACGCGGTGGACTGGCTGGCCGCCCAACCCGACATCGACCCAAGCCGCATCGCCCTGCTCGGCCATTCCGTCGGCGCGGGCGCGGTGCTTTTGGCGGCCACCTGGCGGCCGCAAATCGCCGCCGTCGTCAGCCTGGCCGCCTTCGCCCACCCCGCCGACATGATGCAGCGCTGGATGGCCGAACAAAACTTGCCAGATGCCGTCATCGGCCCCTACATCCTGAAGTATGTGCAGCGCACCATCGGCTATCGCTTCGACGCCATCGCCCCCCTCACCACCCTGCCACAACTGCGCTGCCCCGTGCTGCTGATGCACGGCGAGCACGACACCACGGTGCCGGAGGAAGATGCGCACCGACTGCTGGCCGCCGCCGCTGCGCGCGACAGCGTGCAACTGCACATCGGCCCCGGCGGGCATGATTCGATGGACGCTTTTCTCGAGCAAATGCCCCAGGTCATCGGCTTCCTGAATCAGGTCAACAGCGCACCGTCAGATCTGGCAAACCGCATCGCCACGGACTAG